The Ochrobactrum sp. BTU1 region CACGATGGAAGAAAACATATAAAAATGTGTCGCTAGAACAGTTAGCAGTACCTTTTTCGAAATGAATCTTTGGCGAAATCCATGTTTCCCTACGAACTATTTCGAAGAAGGATTCCACCCACTTTTTAGTTCTCGCCATCTCATTTCCATACACGCAAACACTCAAATCGGAGGGCAATCGGTTGAGCTTAAAATGTGTTGGTTTTTCTGGGGCTAAAACTTCCACAAAGAAGTTTATGAATTTTTTTTCTTCATTTTGATTACTATGTACCGCCATTAAAATAGTAATCACAGCAATGGACGTGACCGCCACCAACGCAGCCACATATTTTTTCTGAAGTACTATCAGTTTGGGGTAGATCACGGATGCCCTAATTTTGATCAATGAGCACCGCCGCTACTTCTTTCACTCCCGCCTGCACTTTTTCCACCGCGTCCACCATATGGATCATGGCATGACATGCAATCAATGGAGCTGTTCACTGAGATGCCGCCCGTCCCCAAGCGTACACCCAGTCCCGATGAAATGTGTCCGGCGACATGTCCAAATGTGCTACCCCAGGTATCCTTAGTACCGTCACGGTTCCGTTTGTCTGCACGATTGACTCTATCTCCGTCTGAACCCGAACCATTTGTTGCGCCCCGTGAACCTGTATAACCACGACCGCCACCATAGTTGGAGCCATCTTTAGCATCCAGGCTTCCGCCGCCGCCTGACACAATCATCATTTCTTCAATCGTCAGTTCACGCATAATCCTCTCCCACTATGCTTAAACAAAGCAGAATGATAGCAATCATATAATTTCTAAAACATCCTATTTTAGAGGTCCCTACTTCCCTAAGGATCGGCCTCGCCTCATAAATCGCGCTGTCGGGTCCGCTTTATTTGGATCGACCAAAGACTCAGACAGCATTGCCCAGCCCTTAGCGCTCCCGCGCAATCTGGTGTAGGCGGGTTATGTCTCATATTCACTTCAGCTTCTGTATTTTCACTGCAAAGTGGTGACTGATTGAAGTCTATTCGAATGGCGGTTCATTTCAAAAACGGCATTTTACTAAAGTGTCATCCGTCATGCCGCCAGACTTAAGCCGGCGGATAATTCGGTGAAGGAGGCGTCGCGAAGGTGATCAGGTTACCATCGGGATCACGCACTTGCGCGAGCGTTGAATAATCCCCGGGGATATCATCGCCCAGCATGATTCCCACACCACGCAACCTCTCCCGTTCTGCGGAAACGTCATCAACAACAATGAAGATTGCTCCTCTCCCGGCGATTTCGTCATCCGTCGAAATCCCCAAGCCCGCCTGATTGAAGAGCTCCCATTGAACCAGTGTGTCCATGGGTCGGTTATCAGCTTCACGCCCGAATAATTTCGTATACCAAGCTTCAGCAGCTCCAAGGTCCGCGGTCAGCAAAAATGTGTAAATCTTGTGCCGTGACATTCGTCTTCTCCGCAAGTCGAAAGATTATCTAGGCGAGCCATCCTGTCATACAGAGCTGACTTGACCTAACGTGCCGACTTACCGGTCGAGAGCGACGGACATGAGATGGGGCTAAGTCCCCAACCGATGAACGCAGAAAATCACGTCATAAAAGGCATGATATCGATGCCGTCGCCCGGAAAGACGTTGATATGTGGGTGGTCTTGAAACAGCTTTGCAGCAGCCTCCGCCGTCTCAGCTTCTACCACGAGATAGCCGCAGAAAGGATTTTCGGCTTCCTCTATACCGTGCGTTGTCACACGCGTTGTCTTCCCCACCATGCCACCACGATCAAGGATGATGGCTGCATTGCGTTTTTCCCATTCCGCCCATTGAGCTAATCCCTTTGTATCGACGGCATCCTGCTCGGCTTTTGGCAAACCCCGAAAGGAAGCGAGATCTGCAGATTTGATCGTATAGACTGCGAGAAATCGGGGCATCAGCTTTCCTCCTAAAGCGTGAAATGCCCTTAGTTTAGCTTTGCTTTAGGGGAAATAACACCTGGCGGTCCTTGCAAAGCAATGCTGTACCGCGGGACGTTGCATCGTTCTTGCTCGATAAAGCGACGCGTCAACAATTACCCAAAGGCTGAACTGCTCTAGCAAAACACCATTCGGGCTTGATCACGAAGCCGCAGCGCATCGAGCTTCTTTGATATTCACGCGTCCGGCTTGGCGATGCGGTGGTATGTAAGTTGACTGACGCCGGCATTTCGCACGACAAGCACCGGGTTATTCGATTTAAGGCCAATATGGCGCGTGGAGCGAGAATCGGACTGACTGGACATTGCCAGCACATTCCTGGTTCGGTTGAGCCGCGCCCGTGGTTTTGACTGAAATTTCTTATAATTCAAACGAAATGGACATATCAAACCACCGCCCTAACTCTTTGAAAAAGAACGGGCAATTTTTAGCTAGGAAATCTAAGTAGGAGTATTGTTTCGCTACAGTGACGATGCCTGGAAGACGACATATCTTCCTTAATGAGCGCATTCGAGTCGTTGTTGCAACTTACTCGTCTGAAAGCAGTATAGGTTGATTTTGAGACGAATGTCTACGCCAAATCGATGATGCACCCTCAATCACGGTGGTGCCAATAACTGCAAACGCAATAACGCACGCATTTCTCGTTTCTTGACCGCGGCGCCGTCATCACGCTTAACAAGAACGTTTTCCGATAGCGGTGATGGATGTCACTGGGCTTGGTTGAACTGCAAACGGGCTCCCAAGTGTCATCCCACTAAGACGTAGTTTCACCCACAGCCTAAAAGGTTAGCAAAGCTGACCCGGGTTTGCATTTTCTCTACCGACAATGTTGATCCTGCGATAGGCGCATGAAAAATTCTTCTGAGATAGTAACCTCTCGAATAGTGGTCGACGGTTTGATGCAACGACAAGCATCAATGCGAACTCAAACCATACAAATGTTGCCTCAAAGACCATCCGCGCTTGGTTGCAACCCAATATTCTAATAGCCAGAGCGAAATTCAGGTGCACCTATAATCCGCTCACGACATTGCCGAATTTGGCTCGGCCCTCCATCCGTTCTAACTTTTTGCCCATCCTGGTCCGCCGCAAGTCGGTAGGAATGGTCATGCGAACGCGCGACAGATGTAGATTTCATCGAATATCGCAGCTTTGGTCGCTACGGGACTTCGTCACAGCCGCCTTCGGGTAAATTGACGTTGCATAACCATGGAATTCGCAGTTCTTACTCTCGTGTTGACCTAGCGCTCACACACCGAACAATCTCGCCCTCGACCAGCGCACCGCCAAAGACATCATAGACTTGGATTTTTTACGGGAACAGAAGACCGATTCTCCCACAAGTATTGTTGCCCTGCTCTGCAATCCCTCTTGAATGCGCGAAAGAATCCCATAATTTCAAGTCACGAACCTGAATAGACTGCCGTCTATTATCCTTAATTCTCTTTATATTCAGGTAGATAGGAAATTTTTCATCGTGCTGGATGATGATTCAAGGCGCCTCCGCCAGGGATCCTAACCATTTGTTAACACGCGCCCCTTGCAGCAAAATAAGAATCGGACATAATGACGGTATTTAGACGGTATTAGTTCCAGTGCCGTC contains the following coding sequences:
- a CDS encoding VOC family protein, which translates into the protein MSRHKIYTFLLTADLGAAEAWYTKLFGREADNRPMDTLVQWELFNQAGLGISTDDEIAGRGAIFIVVDDVSAERERLRGVGIMLGDDIPGDYSTLAQVRDPDGNLITFATPPSPNYPPA